The following proteins come from a genomic window of Posidoniimonas polymericola:
- a CDS encoding DMT family transporter encodes MQSFLLLFGVAACATSVIWIKKSGVDPVLLSGLRLVVASVALTPLFIRDWRRHRDVLTWRHYRDAAIPGVMLALHFITWLIGVRMTPAVNSTVLVNLTPIVMPLLLIWLTGERPNRRELLATGVAGIGLSILFVSDFNLSREQFNGDLVCLGSMLLLALYLTLGRKYRHHPTVWLYLVPLYYTAAVVALLLAPVFATDLSVDWPREWYWVLALGLIPTVLGHSLLNNAMRHFRGQVVGLASMLQFIIAGVLAYLLLPNETPAWTFYPASVFILLAGVIVVGRRKSRPAASPVATATRTAPPAEGTPTGSR; translated from the coding sequence GTGCAATCGTTCCTCCTCTTGTTCGGCGTCGCGGCCTGCGCGACCTCGGTGATCTGGATCAAGAAGAGCGGCGTCGACCCGGTGCTGTTGAGCGGCCTGCGACTGGTGGTCGCGTCGGTCGCGCTGACGCCGTTGTTTATTCGCGACTGGCGGCGGCATCGCGACGTGCTGACCTGGCGACACTACCGCGACGCGGCGATCCCCGGCGTGATGCTGGCTTTGCACTTTATTACGTGGCTGATCGGCGTGCGTATGACGCCGGCGGTTAACTCGACCGTGCTGGTGAACCTGACGCCGATCGTGATGCCGCTGCTGTTGATCTGGCTGACCGGCGAGCGACCCAACCGGCGAGAGCTGCTGGCGACCGGCGTGGCGGGCATCGGCTTGAGCATTCTGTTCGTGTCGGACTTCAACCTCAGCCGCGAGCAGTTCAACGGTGATTTGGTTTGCTTGGGCTCGATGCTGCTGTTGGCGTTGTACTTGACGCTGGGCCGGAAGTACCGCCACCACCCGACCGTGTGGCTGTACCTGGTTCCGCTGTACTACACCGCGGCGGTCGTGGCGTTGCTGCTGGCGCCGGTGTTCGCCACGGACTTGTCGGTCGACTGGCCGCGCGAGTGGTACTGGGTGCTCGCCCTGGGGCTGATCCCGACCGTGCTGGGCCACTCGCTGCTCAACAACGCGATGCGGCACTTCCGCGGCCAGGTGGTCGGCCTGGCGAGCATGCTGCAGTTCATCATCGCCGGCGTGCTGGCGTACCTGCTGCTGCCGAACGAAACCCCGGCCTGGACGTTCTACCCGGCGAGCGTGTTTATCCTGCTCGCGGGCGTCATTGTGGTGGGGCGGCGTAAGTCGCGGCCCGCGGCGAGTCCCGTCGCCACAGCCACGCGAACAGCACCGCCAGCGGAAGGCACGCCCACTGGTAGCCGGTAA